A region from the Rhodamnia argentea isolate NSW1041297 chromosome 7, ASM2092103v1, whole genome shotgun sequence genome encodes:
- the LOC115734641 gene encoding RINT1-like protein MAG2 isoform X1, producing MDPTPTAPALPPVSGLSRAVISFLDGELREREALSLASDLVAGLETQCRDLDRSLVELRSRLEVNLAAYSSFSDRVHGSLGGISAKFVELLSLVGPFDSLSDGGGGRKILGEELPALAKEVARVEMVRAYAETALKLDSLIGDVEEAVSSTLKRKHSFAQSSEEVRMHAIRTLNEIEGVTTQVSKLRPRWTHLVCAIDHRIDRALAILRPQAVADHRAFLASLGWPPPLSASTSANPDAGRLTAVPNPLLTMQGDLKRQYCENFLSLCHLQQLQRRRRSRQLEGRNREIALHQPLWAIEELVNPVSLASERHFSKWIDKPEFVFALVYKITRDYVDSMDELLQPLVDEAMLAGYSCREEWITSMVSALSTYLAKEIFPLYASQLEEESITGVRSKARTSWLHLIDLMISFDKQIRSLIANSGISFSLMDESNLQKLSSLSVFCDRPDWLELWAAIELSDTLDKLKADVDNERNWTKKVQGVVLVSGPEDFRSPLVSDFFLRRLSSVVDRSRSLPNIPLRSKFLKLVGAPIILKFLDCLLVRCQEAEGLTALTDDSALIKVANSVNAARYVESVLREWCEDVFFIEMGLRVGDEPGKSQAEEGDFDGTVYGPGSGVFDKEIWKLEEFIVEWVEKISVVVLRGFDVSSRDYIRNRKQWQGKSEEGSTVSRTLVDALDHLQGKMSIIEESLNGMDFVMVWRKVAEGLDQSISNGLLLSNMKFYDGGIERLSSDMEVLFGVFRAWCLRPEGFFLRVCEGLKLLRMGEKQVKDILAGGLERLKEEGISHLRVFEAEKIAKNRVFTS from the exons ATGGATCCAACGCCAACCGCGCCGGCTCTCCCTCCGGTCTCCGGCCTATCACGCGCCGTGATCTCTTTCCTCGACGGCGAGCTCCGCGAGAGGGAAGCTCTCTCGCTGGCGAGTGACCTCGTTGCGGGCCTTGAGACGCAGTGTCGCGATTTGGACCGAAGCTTAGTGGAATTGAGGTCGAGGCTCGAAGTAAATCTCGCAGCTTACAGTTCGTTCTCTGATCGCGTTCACGGCTCTCTCGGTGGCATCAGTGCGAAGTTCGTCGAGCTTCTCTCATTGGTTGGCCCATTCGATTCTCTATCAG atggaggaggagggaggaaaaTACTGGGAGAAGAGTTGCCAGCACTGGCTAAGGAGGTGGCGAGGGTGGAGATGGTGCGAGCGTATGCTG AGACAGCATTAAAGCTGGACAGTTTGATCGGTGATGTTGAGGAAGCAGTTTCTTCGACTTTGAAAAGAAAGCATTCATTTGCGCAAAGTTCCGAA GAGGTGCGCATGCATGCTATAAGAACACTCAATGAAATAGAAGGTGTTACAACTCAAGTCTCAAAGCTACGGCCTCGATGGACGCATCTTGTGTGTGCAATTGATCACAGAATTGATCGGGCTTTAGCCATTTTGAGACCGCAGGCCGTAGCAGATCACCGGGCCTTTCTTGCTTCACTTGGATGGCCACCGCCTCTTTCCGCTTCGACTTCTGCAAATCCAGATGCAGGGAGGTTAACAGCAGTCCCAAATCCTCTATTAACGATGCAAGGGGATCTCAAGCGCCAATACTGTGAAAATTTTCTCTCCTTATGCCACCTTCAGCAGttgcagagaagaagaagatctcgCCAACTTGAAGGGCGTAATCGGGAAATCGCTCTCCATCAGCCACTTTGGGCAATTGAGGAGCTTGTAAATCCTGTATCGCTTGCGTCCGAACGTCATTTTTCGAAGTGGATTGATAAACCAGAATTTGTTTTTGCTCTTGTTTATAAGATTACAAGGGATTATGTGGATTCTATGGATGAATTGTTGCAACCACTGGTTGACGAAGCAATGCTAGCAGGGTACAGCTGCAGAGAAGAATGGATCACCTCGATGGTTTCTGCCTTGTCAACATACTTGGCAAAAGAGATATTCCCCCTCTATGCCAGCCAACTGGAAGAAGAGAGCATCACCGGTGTTAGATCAAAAGCTAGAACATCGTGGCTCCATCTCATTGACTTGATGATTTCTTTCGATAAGCAAATAAGATCCCTTATAGCTAATTCTGGGATCTCATTCTCTCTTATGGATGAAAGCAATTTGCAGAAGCTTTCCTCTTTATCAGTCTTCTGTGATCGACCTGATTGGCTTGAGTTATGGGCAGCAATTGAGCTCAGTGACACGCTGGACAAGTTGAAAGCCGATGTTGATAATGAGAGAAATTGGACAAAGAAAGTTCAGGGAGTTGTTCTTGTGTCTGGTCCAGAAGATTTCAGGTCCCCCCTTGTTTCAGATTTCTTCCTTCGGCGTCTGTCATCTGTTGTGGATCGCTCACGGTCTCTACCCAACATTCCTCTCAGGTCTAAGTTTCTCAAGTTAGTCGGTGCACCTATAATACTTAAGTTTTTGGATTGCTTGCTTGTCAGGTGCCAAGAAGCCGAAGGATTGACCGCATTGACAGATGACAGTGCCCTTATCAAAGTTGCCAATTCTGTTAATGCTGCACGCTATGTTGAATCTGTTTTGAGAGAATGGTGTGAGGATGTCTTTTTTATCGAGATGGGGTTGAGGGTAGGTGATGAACCTGGAAAATCGCAAGCAGAAGAAGGTGATTTTGATGGAACGGTGTATGGACCAGGAAGTGGTGTCTTCGACAAGGAGATCTGGAAGTTGGAAGAGTTCATAGTGGAATGGGTTGAGAAAATATCAGTTGTTGTCTTGAGGGGTTTCGATGTTAGCTCTCGAGATTACATAAGGAACAGGAAACAGTGGCAGGGAAAGTCTGAAGAAGGTTCGACAGTGTCTAGGACTTTGGTCGATGCCCTTGATCATTTGCAGGGTAAAATGTCGATAATAGAGGAAAGCTTAAACGGGATGGACTTTGTAATGGTGTGGAGGAAAGTGGCTGAAGGTTTGGATCAGTCTATTTCAAACGGTCTTCTACTGAGTAACATGAAATTTTACGACGGAGGCATTGAAAGGCTAAGTAGCGACATGGAAGTCTTGTTTGGGGTATTTCGCGCTTGGTGTCTACGACCCGAAGGGTTTTTTCTGAGAGTATGTGAAGGTCTGAAGTTGCTTAGGATGGGAGAGAAGCAAGTTAAAGATATCCTAGCGGGAGGGCTGGAAAGGTTAAAGGAGGAGGGCATTAGTCATTTGAGAGTCTTTGAGGCAGAAAAGATCGCAAAGAACCGGGTCTTTACGAGCTGA
- the LOC115734641 gene encoding RINT1-like protein MAG2 isoform X2: MDPTPTAPALPPVSGLSRAVISFLDGELREREALSLASDLVAGLETQCRDLDRSLVELRSRLEVNLAAYSSFSDRVHGSLGGISAKFVELLSLVGPFDSLSDGGGGRKILGEELPALAKEVARVEMVRAYAETALKLDSLIGDVEEAVSSTLKRKHSFAQSSEEVRMHAIRTLNEIEGVTTQVSKLRPRWTHLVCAIDHRIDRALAILRPQAVADHRAFLASLGWPPPLSASTSANPDAGRLTAVPNPLLTMQGDLKRQYCENFLSLCHLQQLQRRRRSRQLEGRNREIALHQPLWAIEELITRDYVDSMDELLQPLVDEAMLAGYSCREEWITSMVSALSTYLAKEIFPLYASQLEEESITGVRSKARTSWLHLIDLMISFDKQIRSLIANSGISFSLMDESNLQKLSSLSVFCDRPDWLELWAAIELSDTLDKLKADVDNERNWTKKVQGVVLVSGPEDFRSPLVSDFFLRRLSSVVDRSRSLPNIPLRSKFLKLVGAPIILKFLDCLLVRCQEAEGLTALTDDSALIKVANSVNAARYVESVLREWCEDVFFIEMGLRVGDEPGKSQAEEGDFDGTVYGPGSGVFDKEIWKLEEFIVEWVEKISVVVLRGFDVSSRDYIRNRKQWQGKSEEGSTVSRTLVDALDHLQGKMSIIEESLNGMDFVMVWRKVAEGLDQSISNGLLLSNMKFYDGGIERLSSDMEVLFGVFRAWCLRPEGFFLRVCEGLKLLRMGEKQVKDILAGGLERLKEEGISHLRVFEAEKIAKNRVFTS, from the exons ATGGATCCAACGCCAACCGCGCCGGCTCTCCCTCCGGTCTCCGGCCTATCACGCGCCGTGATCTCTTTCCTCGACGGCGAGCTCCGCGAGAGGGAAGCTCTCTCGCTGGCGAGTGACCTCGTTGCGGGCCTTGAGACGCAGTGTCGCGATTTGGACCGAAGCTTAGTGGAATTGAGGTCGAGGCTCGAAGTAAATCTCGCAGCTTACAGTTCGTTCTCTGATCGCGTTCACGGCTCTCTCGGTGGCATCAGTGCGAAGTTCGTCGAGCTTCTCTCATTGGTTGGCCCATTCGATTCTCTATCAG atggaggaggagggaggaaaaTACTGGGAGAAGAGTTGCCAGCACTGGCTAAGGAGGTGGCGAGGGTGGAGATGGTGCGAGCGTATGCTG AGACAGCATTAAAGCTGGACAGTTTGATCGGTGATGTTGAGGAAGCAGTTTCTTCGACTTTGAAAAGAAAGCATTCATTTGCGCAAAGTTCCGAA GAGGTGCGCATGCATGCTATAAGAACACTCAATGAAATAGAAGGTGTTACAACTCAAGTCTCAAAGCTACGGCCTCGATGGACGCATCTTGTGTGTGCAATTGATCACAGAATTGATCGGGCTTTAGCCATTTTGAGACCGCAGGCCGTAGCAGATCACCGGGCCTTTCTTGCTTCACTTGGATGGCCACCGCCTCTTTCCGCTTCGACTTCTGCAAATCCAGATGCAGGGAGGTTAACAGCAGTCCCAAATCCTCTATTAACGATGCAAGGGGATCTCAAGCGCCAATACTGTGAAAATTTTCTCTCCTTATGCCACCTTCAGCAGttgcagagaagaagaagatctcgCCAACTTGAAGGGCGTAATCGGGAAATCGCTCTCCATCAGCCACTTTGGGCAATTGAGGAGCTT ATTACAAGGGATTATGTGGATTCTATGGATGAATTGTTGCAACCACTGGTTGACGAAGCAATGCTAGCAGGGTACAGCTGCAGAGAAGAATGGATCACCTCGATGGTTTCTGCCTTGTCAACATACTTGGCAAAAGAGATATTCCCCCTCTATGCCAGCCAACTGGAAGAAGAGAGCATCACCGGTGTTAGATCAAAAGCTAGAACATCGTGGCTCCATCTCATTGACTTGATGATTTCTTTCGATAAGCAAATAAGATCCCTTATAGCTAATTCTGGGATCTCATTCTCTCTTATGGATGAAAGCAATTTGCAGAAGCTTTCCTCTTTATCAGTCTTCTGTGATCGACCTGATTGGCTTGAGTTATGGGCAGCAATTGAGCTCAGTGACACGCTGGACAAGTTGAAAGCCGATGTTGATAATGAGAGAAATTGGACAAAGAAAGTTCAGGGAGTTGTTCTTGTGTCTGGTCCAGAAGATTTCAGGTCCCCCCTTGTTTCAGATTTCTTCCTTCGGCGTCTGTCATCTGTTGTGGATCGCTCACGGTCTCTACCCAACATTCCTCTCAGGTCTAAGTTTCTCAAGTTAGTCGGTGCACCTATAATACTTAAGTTTTTGGATTGCTTGCTTGTCAGGTGCCAAGAAGCCGAAGGATTGACCGCATTGACAGATGACAGTGCCCTTATCAAAGTTGCCAATTCTGTTAATGCTGCACGCTATGTTGAATCTGTTTTGAGAGAATGGTGTGAGGATGTCTTTTTTATCGAGATGGGGTTGAGGGTAGGTGATGAACCTGGAAAATCGCAAGCAGAAGAAGGTGATTTTGATGGAACGGTGTATGGACCAGGAAGTGGTGTCTTCGACAAGGAGATCTGGAAGTTGGAAGAGTTCATAGTGGAATGGGTTGAGAAAATATCAGTTGTTGTCTTGAGGGGTTTCGATGTTAGCTCTCGAGATTACATAAGGAACAGGAAACAGTGGCAGGGAAAGTCTGAAGAAGGTTCGACAGTGTCTAGGACTTTGGTCGATGCCCTTGATCATTTGCAGGGTAAAATGTCGATAATAGAGGAAAGCTTAAACGGGATGGACTTTGTAATGGTGTGGAGGAAAGTGGCTGAAGGTTTGGATCAGTCTATTTCAAACGGTCTTCTACTGAGTAACATGAAATTTTACGACGGAGGCATTGAAAGGCTAAGTAGCGACATGGAAGTCTTGTTTGGGGTATTTCGCGCTTGGTGTCTACGACCCGAAGGGTTTTTTCTGAGAGTATGTGAAGGTCTGAAGTTGCTTAGGATGGGAGAGAAGCAAGTTAAAGATATCCTAGCGGGAGGGCTGGAAAGGTTAAAGGAGGAGGGCATTAGTCATTTGAGAGTCTTTGAGGCAGAAAAGATCGCAAAGAACCGGGTCTTTACGAGCTGA
- the LOC125316095 gene encoding transcription factor ILI4-like, with amino-acid sequence MSTRRSRTSQFTEDEINNLIFKLQALLPQLEQRRNNGRVVAPSKILKETCSYIRRLHREMDELSERLTSLLDNMEISSVDAQLLRTVLLQ; translated from the exons ATGTCCACAAGGAGATCAAGAACCTCTCAGTTCACAGAAGATGAGATCAATAACCTCATCTTCAAGTTACAGGCTCTGCTTCCTCAGCTTGAGCAAAGGAGAAACAATGGAAGG GTAGTAGCCCCATCAAAGATTTTGAAGGAAACATGCAGTTACATTCGGAGGCTACACAGAGAGATGGATGAGCTGAGCGAAAGACTGACCTCGCTGTTGGATAATATGGAGATATCTAGTGTCGATGCCCAACTTCTTAGAACTGTTCTTCTACAATAA
- the LOC115734642 gene encoding 40S ribosomal protein S9-2-like: protein MVHVSFYRNYGKTFKKPRRPYEKERLDAELKLVGEYGLRCKRELWRVQYVLSRIRNNARMLLTLDEKNPRRIFEGEALLRRMNRYGLLDESQNKLDYVLALTVENFLERRLQTLVFKSGMAKSIHHARVLIRQRHIRVGRQVVNIPSFLVRVDSQKHIDFSLTSPFGGGRPGRVKRKNQRAAAKKATGGDGDEEDED from the exons ATGGTTCACGTCTCCTTCTACCGCAACT ATGGGAAGACATTCAAGAAGCCTCGCCGTCCATATGAGAAGGAGCGGCTGGATGCTGAGCTGAAACTTGTTGGTGAGTATGGGTTGAGGTGCAAGAGAGAGTTATGGAGGGTTCAGTACGTGCTGAGTAGGATCCGTAACAACGCCAGGATGCTTCTGACCCTTGATGAGAAGAACCCTCGTCGTATCTTTGAAGGCGAGGCCCTTCTTCGTCGGATGAACCGCTATGGGCTTCTAGATGAGAGCCAGAATAAGCTTGATTATGTCTTGGCCTTGACTGTGGAGAACTTCCTCGAGCGCCGCCTGCAGACATTGGTGTTCAAGTCTGGTATGGCCAAATCCATCCACCATGCCAGGGTGCTCATTAGGCAGAGGCATATCAG GGTTGGTAGGCAAGTCGTGAACATCCCGTCCTTCCTGGTGAGGGTTGATTCACAAAAACATATTGATTTCTCACTGACTAGTCCATTCGGTGGTGGGCGACCTGGAAGGGTAAAGAGAAAGAACCAAAGGGCGGCCGCCAAGAAGGCTACTGGTGgtgatggagatgaagaggatgaggatTAA
- the LOC115734950 gene encoding NAP1-related protein 2-like codes for MVADKGKKMKVGEKGSEDNSEQIDGELVLSIEKLQEIQDELEKINEEASDKVLEVEQKYNEIRRPVYDKRGDIIKSIPDFWLTAFLSHPALCELLTEDDQKIFKYLSSLEVEDFKDVKSGYSITFNFNPNPYFEDAKLTKTFTFHDDGTKITATPIKWKEGMGLPNGVSHEKKGNKRPLTEESFFHWFTDIQQKEMEDISDEIAEIIKEDLWPNPLTYFNNDADEEDFDGEDDDEEENGDGSEEDDEEEEDEED; via the exons ATGGTTGCAGAcaaggggaagaagatgaaggtgggCGAGAAAGGGTCGGAGGACAACTCGGAGCAGATTGACGGAGAGCTCGTTCTCTCCATCGAGAAGCTGCAGGAGATCCAAGACGAGCTCGAGAAG ATCAATGAGGAGGCCAGTGACAAAGTTTTGGAAGTAGAGCAGAAGTATAACGAGATAAGGAGGCCTGTCTATGATAAGAGGGGCGATATCATAAAATCGATTCCTGATTTCTGGCTGACCGCT TTTCTGAGTCATCCCGCTCTCTGTGAACTTTTGACTGAGGACGACCAAAAG ATATTCAAGTATCTAAGCTCCCTTGAAGTGGAGGATTTTAAGGACGTAAAATCGGGATACTCTATAACCTTT AACTTCAATCCCAATCCTTATTTCGAAGATGCCAAGCTTACGAAGACTTTTACCTTCCATGATGATGGAACAAAAATTACTGCCACCCCAATTAAGTGGAAGGAGGGTATG GGGTTGCCTAATGGTGTCTCtcatgaaaagaaaggaaataagcGACCTTTGACTGAGGAAAG CTTCTTTCACTGGTTTACTGATATTCAGCAGAAGGAAATGGAGGACATAAGTGATGAG ATAGCTGAGATCATTAAGGAGGATTTGTGGCCCAATCCACTTACTTATTTCAACAAC GATGCTGATGAGGAAGATTTTGATGGTGAAGACGATGATGAAGAG GAAAATGGCGATGGCtcggaagaagacgacgaagaagaagaggatgaggaggacTGA